Proteins encoded together in one Pseudomonas sp. ADAK13 window:
- the betT gene encoding choline BCCT transporter BetT, with product MSSASLIKTPPEKVRVNGWVFYTSTALILLLTAILIIAPQEAGRMLGVAQAWLSKSFGWYYMVVIAAYLVFVVGLAFSSYGKLKLGSKDDTPDFSYGAWAGMLFSSGIGISLLYFGASEPLDHYFNPPEGASATGEAARQALQLTFLHWGLHGWAIYALVGLAVAYFAYRHNQPLALRSALYPLVGERWVKGAAGHAVDGFGMFVTLLGLVTNLGIGSMQVSSGLENLFGMQHSNTNLLIVIIVMSTVATIAAVSGVENGIRRLSNLNIVLFSGLLIFVLLFGPTLHLLNGFVQNIGDYMNGIMLKTFDLYVYEGDADKTERWMGLWTLFYWAWWISWAPFVGMFIARISRGRTVRELVAGVLLIPLGFTLAWLSIFGNSALDLVVNHGAVELGKTALEQPSMAIYQLLEHYPASKIVIGVSIFVGFVLFLTPADSGAVMMANLSCKGGNVDEDAPHWLRIFWSAVITLVTIGLLFAGNFEAMQTMVVLAGLPFSVVLIFFMFGLHKAMRQDVAIELEQAQLAERGRRGFSERLTALDLQPSQGTVQRFMDKHVTPALEEAATALRDQGLEVQTLLGKSKRCIGVRIEMEEGNPFVYEVSLDAYSSAPNDLPEEERTRYYRAEVYLHNGPQEYDLMGFTQEQITRDVLDQFESHRQLLGRVYS from the coding sequence ATGAGTTCTGCCTCTCTTATAAAGACCCCGCCAGAAAAGGTGCGGGTCAACGGTTGGGTGTTCTACACCTCCACCGCGCTGATTCTGTTGTTGACCGCGATTCTGATCATCGCCCCGCAGGAAGCCGGCAGGATGCTCGGTGTGGCCCAAGCCTGGTTGTCGAAAAGCTTTGGCTGGTACTACATGGTCGTGATCGCCGCCTACCTGGTGTTTGTGGTGGGCCTGGCGTTTTCGTCCTACGGTAAATTGAAACTGGGCAGCAAGGACGACACCCCGGACTTCAGCTACGGCGCGTGGGCCGGCATGCTCTTCTCGTCGGGCATCGGCATCTCGCTGCTGTACTTCGGCGCGTCCGAGCCGCTGGACCACTACTTCAACCCGCCTGAAGGCGCGTCGGCCACCGGCGAAGCCGCACGGCAGGCGCTGCAACTGACGTTCCTGCACTGGGGCCTGCACGGCTGGGCGATCTACGCTCTGGTGGGCCTGGCCGTGGCGTACTTTGCCTACCGTCATAACCAGCCGCTGGCCTTGCGCTCGGCGCTGTACCCGCTGGTGGGCGAGCGTTGGGTGAAAGGCGCAGCCGGTCACGCAGTGGACGGCTTCGGCATGTTCGTGACCCTGCTGGGCCTGGTGACGAACCTGGGGATTGGTTCGATGCAGGTGTCGTCCGGGTTGGAAAACCTGTTCGGCATGCAGCACAGCAACACCAACCTGCTGATTGTGATCATCGTGATGAGCACCGTGGCGACCATCGCTGCCGTGTCGGGTGTGGAAAACGGCATTCGCCGCCTGTCCAACCTGAACATCGTGCTGTTCAGCGGCCTGCTGATTTTCGTGCTGCTGTTTGGCCCGACCCTGCACTTGCTCAACGGCTTCGTGCAGAACATCGGCGACTACATGAACGGCATCATGCTGAAAACCTTCGACCTGTATGTGTACGAAGGCGACGCCGACAAGACCGAGCGCTGGATGGGCCTGTGGACTCTGTTCTACTGGGCCTGGTGGATTTCCTGGGCGCCATTCGTGGGCATGTTCATCGCGCGTATTTCCCGTGGTCGCACGGTGCGTGAACTGGTGGCCGGCGTGCTGCTGATTCCGCTGGGCTTCACCCTGGCGTGGCTGTCGATCTTCGGCAACTCGGCCCTGGACCTGGTGGTCAACCATGGTGCGGTGGAGTTGGGCAAGACGGCGCTGGAACAGCCGTCCATGGCGATCTACCAACTGCTGGAGCATTACCCGGCGTCGAAGATCGTGATCGGTGTGTCGATCTTTGTGGGCTTCGTGCTGTTCCTGACCCCGGCGGATTCCGGCGCGGTGATGATGGCGAACCTTTCCTGCAAGGGCGGCAACGTTGACGAAGACGCGCCGCACTGGCTGCGGATTTTCTGGTCCGCCGTGATTACCCTGGTGACCATCGGCCTGTTGTTCGCCGGTAACTTTGAGGCCATGCAAACCATGGTGGTGCTGGCGGGCCTGCCGTTTTCGGTGGTGCTGATTTTCTTCATGTTCGGCCTGCACAAGGCGATGCGCCAGGACGTGGCCATCGAGCTGGAACAGGCGCAACTGGCCGAACGAGGGCGTCGTGGTTTCAGCGAGCGCCTGACCGCCCTGGACCTGCAACCGAGCCAGGGTACCGTGCAGCGCTTTATGGACAAGCACGTCACGCCGGCGCTGGAAGAAGCGGCAACTGCGTTGCGTGATCAGGGGCTGGAAGTGCAAACCTTGCTGGGCAAATCCAAGCGCTGCATTGGTGTGCGCATCGAGATGGAAGAGGGGAATCCGTTTGTCTACGAGGTGAGCCTGGATGCTTATTCGTCGGCACCGAACGATTTGCCCGAGGAAGAGCGCACGCGCTACTACCGCGCCGAGGTTTACCTGCACAACGGGCCTCAGGAATACGACCTGATGGGCTTCACCCAGGAGCAGATCACCCGGGACGTGCTCGATCAGTTTGAAAGCCATCGGCAGCTCCTTGGCCGTGTCTATAGCTGA